In Geobacter sp., a single window of DNA contains:
- a CDS encoding 4Fe-4S dicluster domain-containing protein — protein MISRRSFCKKSILILGGIAVPLAALELFDPKKLAADRSGPSTVRWVFLVDTHKCVGCGFCVKACKIENEIPYDANVSRTWVERYVVTRDGKVHIDSPKAARDGFTSTSIDQGALGMLKIENSDIDKAFFVPKLCNQCDNPPCVQVCPVGATYQTSDGVVLVDRSWCIGCGYCVMACPYGVRFFHPVYHAAEKCNFCYHRISKGMKPVCVEACPFGARRIGNIRDPNDPVTRIIMTERVNVLKEEYGTKPQVFYVGLTREVK, from the coding sequence ATGATATCGCGCCGCTCGTTCTGTAAAAAATCCATCCTTATCCTCGGGGGGATCGCAGTGCCGCTGGCAGCACTGGAGCTCTTCGATCCGAAAAAGCTGGCTGCGGACAGATCTGGCCCATCCACGGTTCGCTGGGTCTTTCTGGTGGACACGCACAAATGCGTGGGGTGCGGCTTCTGCGTCAAGGCCTGCAAGATCGAAAACGAGATACCTTACGATGCCAATGTCTCCCGCACCTGGGTGGAGCGCTATGTCGTGACCAGGGACGGCAAGGTGCATATCGATTCGCCCAAGGCTGCCCGGGATGGATTCACGAGCACGTCGATCGATCAGGGAGCGCTGGGGATGTTGAAGATAGAGAACAGCGATATCGACAAGGCATTTTTTGTCCCCAAGTTGTGCAACCAGTGCGACAACCCGCCCTGTGTACAGGTCTGCCCGGTCGGTGCCACCTATCAGACTTCCGATGGCGTGGTGCTCGTGGACAGGTCATGGTGCATCGGTTGCGGTTACTGCGTCATGGCGTGCCCCTATGGGGTCCGCTTCTTTCATCCGGTCTATCACGCGGCTGAGAAGTGCAATTTCTGCTACCATCGCATATCCAAGGGTATGAAACCTGTCTGCGTCGAGGCGTGCCCCTTTGGCGCCCGCAGGATCGGCAACATCAGGGACCCCAATGACCCGGTAACCAGGATCATCATGACAGAACGGGTCAACGTGCTGAAGGAAGAGTATGGGACAAAGCCCCAGGTCTTCTATGTCGGGCTTACCAGGGAGGTGAAGTGA
- a CDS encoding cytochrome C, translated as MKNHVLRPLFVAVGVVVLILLAREVLVPADFGVQERGYMYGWHRKGNEADWKNVRAKYRTTAYCKECHQDKYADITGSPHETIMCENCHGPGLAHPNDPQSLHIDRRRELCIRCHFRLPYQASGRGRIRGVDPATHHPEAECVLCHYPHNPRWTPGKEARR; from the coding sequence ATGAAGAACCATGTGCTACGGCCGTTGTTCGTTGCAGTGGGGGTGGTGGTCCTGATCCTTTTGGCCAGAGAGGTCCTGGTTCCGGCGGATTTTGGCGTCCAGGAGCGGGGATATATGTATGGTTGGCACCGGAAGGGGAATGAGGCCGACTGGAAGAACGTCAGGGCCAAGTACCGGACCACTGCATATTGCAAGGAGTGCCATCAAGACAAATACGCCGATATTACGGGGTCTCCCCATGAAACGATCATGTGCGAAAACTGCCATGGACCCGGCCTCGCACACCCTAACGACCCGCAATCCCTGCACATTGACAGGCGAAGAGAGCTCTGCATCAGATGCCACTTTCGGCTCCCTTACCAGGCCAGTGGGCGGGGCAGGATCCGGGGGGTCGATCCAGCGACGCACCACCCGGAAGCAGAATGCGTCCTCTGCCATTACCCACACAATCCCCGGTGGACTCCCGGCAAGGAGGCCAGACGATGA